The Aphelocoma coerulescens isolate FSJ_1873_10779 chromosome 2, UR_Acoe_1.0, whole genome shotgun sequence genome contains a region encoding:
- the PPP1R3G gene encoding protein phosphatase 1 regulatory subunit 3G yields the protein MASPARPRQELAAEERRLRGAAPTVPRDAKREAAGERLVLLELRRCGRPPSPGPGERQEEGEEEEEEGEAAAGEDCCGKCKKRVQFADSLGLSLASVKHFSDAEEPQVPPAALSHLQSQPGEERDPPPPGADPPPPALLLVPDFPDGGEPSAERLRRQRVCLERLGRPAAPTDVRGTVQVLGGPGPKEVTVRYTFNEWLSFVDVPAAPLPPDPPAERYCFTLCVPPSLREGSALHFAIRYRSPQGEFWDNNGGRNYTLRCCGCPGGGPAPPAAAPPAPAAPRY from the coding sequence ATGGCGAGCCCCGCACGCCCGCGGCAAGAGCTGGCGGCGGAggagcggcggctccgcggcgCGGCCCCGACGGTGCCCCGCGACGCCaagcgggaggcggcgggggagcggctggtgctgctggagctgcgcCGCTGCGGACGGCCGCcgtcccccggccccggcgagcggcaggaggagggggaggaggaggaagaggagggggaggcAGCGGCGGGCGAAGATTGTTGCGGCAAGTGCAAGAAGCGGGTGCAGTTCGCTGACTCGCTGGGGCTGAGCCTCGCCAGCGTCAAGCACTTCAGCGACGCCGAGGAGCCGCAGGTGCCGCCCGCCGCGCTGTCGcacctgcagagccagcccGGCGAGGAGCGGgacccgccgccgcccggcgccGACCCCCCGCCGCCCGCGCTGCTCCTGGTGCCCGACTTCCCCGACGGCGGGGAGCCCAGCGCCGAGCGGCTGCGGCGGCAGCGCGTCTGCCTGGAGCGCCTGGGGCGGCCCGCGGCGCCCACCGACGTGCGGGGCACGGTGCAAGTGctgggcggccccggccccaaGGAAGTGACGGTGCGCTACACCTTCAACGAGTGGCTCTCCTTCGTGGACGTCCCGGCCGCGCCCCTGCCCCCCGACCCGCCGGCCGAGCGCTACTGCTTCACCCTGTGCGTCCCGCCGAGCCTGCGGGAGGGCTCGGCCCTGCACTTCGCCATCCGCTACCGCAGCCCCCAGGGCGAGTTCTGGGACAACAACGGCGGCCGCAACTACACGCTGCGGTGCTGCGGCTGccccgggggcggccccgcgccgcccgccgccgccccgccggcccccgccgccccccgctaCTGA